From Brachionichthys hirsutus isolate HB-005 chromosome 2, CSIRO-AGI_Bhir_v1, whole genome shotgun sequence, one genomic window encodes:
- the LOC137902589 gene encoding protein-serine O-palmitoleoyltransferase porcupine-like, with amino-acid sequence MDVSSRLALWRELAETCGLVTVQQSLQQVWGLLLLCLVCRLCFRLGGVSAVKHGASLLAGLCSLALFFRSSTLWVLLLALLCYLVLLLTRHAGSRGPFLSVVILAYLLVGELHLVDMATWHKIRGSQMVVAMKAISLAFDLDRGAVATLPSPAEFLGYVLFVGSVVFGPWTSFSSYRGAVEGRALSWAWLRSSSLCLLRSQVCLLVSTCIAPFLFQLFIPIQGSAVTQRWLLAYETALSFHFSNYFVGHLSEGSSMLAGAGFTEQKGAVSWDLSVVKPLGVEMPRSMVLVVTSWNVPMSQWLKTYVFKNAVKLGTFPAILVTYTASALLHGLSFHLGAVLLSLGLITYVEQVLRKKLASILGACVLSRPCPADCSHRHKKEYWVRMLNLGFSFLAIFHLTYLGSMFDPADDEQEAERGYAAGHTIHRWSELSWASHWVLLASWIFYRLI; translated from the exons ATGGACGTGTCCAGCAGGCTGGCGCTGTGGCGGGAGCTGGCGGAGACCTGTGGACTGGTCACCGTCcagcagagcctgcagcaggtctgggggctgctgctgctctgcctcGTCTGCAGACTCTGCTTCAGGCTGG GGGGCGTGTCCGCCGTGAAGCATGGGGCGTCGCTGCTGGCGGGGCTCTGCAGCCTGGCTCTCTTCTTCCGCTCGTCCACGCTGTGGGTGCTGCTCCTCGCTCTGCTCTGCTACCTCGTTCTGCTCCTCACCCGGCACGCCGGCTCCAGAGGCCCCTTCCTCTCCGTGGTCATCCTCGCGTACCTCCTCGTCGG AGAGTTGCATTTGGTTGACATGGCGACCTGGCACAAGATCAGAG GCTCTCAGATGGTGGTGGCCATGAAGGCCATCTCCCTGGCCTTTGACCTGGACAGAGGGGCCGTGGCCACCCTGCCCTCCCCCGCTGAGTTCCTGGGTTACGTTCTGTTTGTGGGCTCCGTGGTCTTCGGGCCCTGGACCAGCTTCTCCAGCTATCGGGGAGCCGTTGAAGGCAGAGCGCTG AGCTGGGCGTGGCTAcgcagctcctccctctgcctcctgAGGAGTCAGGTCTGCCTGCTGGTGTCCACCTGCATCGCCCCCTTCCTCTTCCAGCTGTTCATCCCCATCCAGGGAAGCGCCGTGACGCAGAG GTGGCTGCTTGCCTATGAGACCGCCCTGTCCTTCCACTTCAGCAACTACTTTGTGGGTCACCTCAGCGAGGGCAGCAGCATGCTGGCTGGGGCGGGCTTCACGGAGCAGAAAGGCGCCGTGTCGTG GGATTTAAGCGTGGTCAAGCCTCTCGGCGTGGAAATGCCTCGCTCCATGGTCCTTGTGGTGACGTCCTGGAACGTCCCCATGTCCCAGTGGCTGAAGACCT ACGTCTTTAAGAACGCAGTGAAACTGGGGACTTTTCCAGCCATCCTGGTGACGTACACCGCCAGCGCCCTGCTGCAT GGTCTGAGCTTTCACCTTGGAGCTGTTCTGCTCTCTCTGGGCCTCATCACATATGTTGAACAGG TTCTGCGGAAGAAGCTGGCGTCCATCCTCGGCGCCTGTGTCCTGTCCAGGCCCTGCCCCGCTGACTGCAGCCATCGACACAAGAAG GAGTACTGGGTGAGGATGCTCAATCTGGGCTTCAGCTTCCTGGCCATCTTCCACTTGACCTACCTGGGCTCCATGTTTGATCCTGCAGATGatgaacaggaagcagaaagg GGTTATGCAGCCGGCCACACCATCCACAGGTGGTCCGAGCTGAGCTGGGCCAGCCACTGGGTCCTGTTGGCCTCCTGGATCTTCTACCGGTTAATCTAG